Below is a window of Flavobacterium sp. CFS9 DNA.
TAGTATTGTGTGGAACTTTATTGAAGTCAAAAGCATACTCCCGAACATGCCAGGGCATATTTTCTGCCGCCTTTTGATCGTTGGGATCTGTTAATTCATATGATTTCACATAAGGAAGGACAACATTACCGCTTGAAAATTCAAACGAAAAAGAGTATTTATCAGGAGAGCGAACATTGAAATTATGATTCAATCTCGAAATATAAATTCCAAATGGGTGATTGGAAAGAATATTCGGTTTGATGATATCCGAAGAATTTTCTATTTCTTTATTCCAAAAATCGTTATTTTCAGATTGTGCTATGACAGAAGCGCTGAAAATAAAAAAGAAAGAAAGGAAAATGTGGTATTTCATTTCAGTGTTTTAAAATTTTGTTAAAACTAATGAATTTGAAATTCCTTCTAAAATATTTCTCCCATAATATTAACAATAAATCTCTTTTTTATTTTTGAAATGAATTGTTTTAAAATCGTGTGTTTAAGGCAATTGTTCCTGCAGTTTTTTAATGTCATCACGCAGTTTTGCTGCCTGTAAAAAGTCCAGTTCTTTTGCTGCTTTTTCCATTGATTTTCTTTTTTCACGAATCATTTTTTCCAGTTCCGATTTCGATAAATAAGCTGTTTCCGGTTCTGCCGCAGCTGCCGGAATGGTATGTCCTAATTCGTATTCTACCAGAGGGTTTTTAGTAAAGGCGCTGTCAATTTTCTTGTTTAGAGCCTGGGGAACAATATTATTTTGAGTATTAAAATTAATTTGTTTGGTTCTGCGGTAACTGGTTTCATCGATTGTTTTTTGCATACTGGCCGTGATCTTATCCGCATACATAATCGCTTTCCCGTTAAGATTCCTTGCCGCACGACCTATAGTTTGGGTCAATGATCTGTGATTTCTTAAAAAGCCTTCTTTGTCGGCATCTAAAATAGCAACAAGGGAAACTTCAGGTAAATCCAGACCTTCACGAAGTAAGTTTACCCCGATCAAAACATCAAAAATTCCTTTACGTAAGTCCTGCATAATTTCGATACGCTCGAGAGTATCCACGTCGGAGTGAATATAACGACAACGAATGTTGACTTTAGTTAAATACTTGGCTAATTCTTCGGCCATTCTTTTGGTCAGAGTGGTCACCAGAACCCTTTCGTCTAATTCGCAGCGAACCTGAATTTCTTCGATCAGATCATCAATCTGATTCAAACTTGGGCGTATCTCAATAATTGGGTCTAATAATCCTGTCGGACGAATAATCTGCTCCACATAAACCCCGTCTGTTTTCTGAAGTTCATAATCGGCAGGTGTTGCTGACACGTAAATAACCTGATTTTGCATGGCTTCGAACTCCTCAAATTTCAACGGTCGGTTGTCCATTGCGGCAGGCAGACGGAAACCATATTCAACCAGATTTTCTTTTCGGCTGCGGTCGCCTCCGTACATGGCATGAACCTGTGATACGGTCACGTGACTCTCGTCTACCACCATCAAATAATCCTTTGGGAAATAGTCTAGTAAACAGAAAGGACGGGTTCCGGCATCTCTGCCGTCAAGATATCTCGAATAATTTTCAATTCCGGAACAATATCCTAATTCGCGAATCATTTCTAAATCAAAATTCGTACGTTCTTCCAGACGTTTTGCTTCCAGATGTTTACCGATTTCTTTAAAATAATCGACTTGTTTGACTAAATCCTGTTGGATTTCCCAAATAGCATTTTGTAAAACATCAGGCGAAGTTACAAACATATTGGCCGGATAAATGGTCAGTCTGGTGAATTTTTCAATGACTTGTGAGGTCTTGGCATCAAAGGATTCTATTTCTTCTATTTCATCACCAAAAAAGTGGATTCTATAGGCATCGTCAGCATAACTTGGGTATACTTCCACCGTATCTCCTTTGATTCTGAAGTTTCCGGGAGTAAAATCTGCTTCCGTTCGGGAATATAAACTCTGAACCAGGCTGTGCAGTAATTTCGTTCGGGAAATGACCTGATCTCTTGCTATTTCGATGACATTTTTCTGAAATTCAACTGGGTTTCCAATACCATACAAACAGGAAACCGAAGCGACAACCAATACATCACGACGTCCCGAAAGCAGGGAAGAAGTAGTGCTCAGACGCATTTTTTCCAGTTCCTCATTGATGGATAGATCCTTTTCGATAAATACTCCTGTAACCGGCATAAAAGCTTCCGGTTGGTAATAGTCGTAGTAAGAAACGAAATATTCCACAGCATTATTCGGAAAGAATTGTTTAAACTCAGAATACAATTGTGCTGCCAGTGTTTTGTTGTGCGCCAAAACCAAAGTAGGTCTCTGTACTTCCTGAATAACATTGGCTACCGTAAAAGTTTTTCCCGAACCGGTAACTCCTAATAAAGTTTGGTATTTTTCACCGTCTATAATGCCTTGTGAAAGTTTTTCAATTGCTTGCGGCTGATCACCTTTTGGACTGTATTCAGAGGATACCTGGAAATTCATTTTTGGACGATGAAAGATTAGTGTCGTAAAGATACGAGTTTGATTTCTTTTTTTCTGAAAGTATAATTCAAAAAAAAACCGTCAACAAATTTCATGTTGACGGTTTTTTATAGTTGGGAATGATTTAAAAGCTAAGGCTTAATCTTGCAAAAACAAAACGTCCGTTTTGACCAAATTGTGATACATTTCTGGAATACACAAATTGATTTTGGTTGGATAAATCAATAGCAGTTGGAGTAGCGGCATAGGTTATATTTCCATTTGCATCAACACCATTGGCTCTTCTTGCTGTTTGCGGTCCAAGGTTTTTGTCCGGATAAATATCAAAAATATTGTTAGCACCGATTATGATTTTAGCAATAGGGCTAATTTTAAAACCTACAGACATATCGGTAATCACTCTTCCTCCCCAAACAGGATGTTCGTTTTCTACCGCTTTTCCATTTACAATTGTGGCGCCTACAAAACCATCACCGTTTACGTCAGCAACGTTTGGATCTGTTACTTCTCCAAAGTAAACGTTTCTTAAAAAGAAATCGAATTTTTTGTAGGTAAGGCCGTTTGTCAGATTTACTTTTACCCGGGGTACTGCTTCTTCTAAATAAATTCTTGAGGATTCTGAAAAATAAGTATTTACCTGACCTGCCGCTTCCAGTATAGGAGAGGCATGGATGTTTCCTATTTTACGTGTTTTTGAAAAGGTACCGGACAAGTCATTTTTTAAAGTCAGATTTTCATTTAGGTTCATTTTGTTGGTAAGTACCACATCAATTCCTTTAGATTCGGTATCAATGGCATTGGCGAAGAAAGTTGCCGCATTTGCGCCAGCCTGATCATATAAAGGCTGAGTCAGCGGAGTTGGTGTAAACTGATCGGTAAGTACTACTCTGTCGTTTATTTTGATGTAATAAGCGTCTGCAGTTATGGTAAGGTTGGCTGATGGAATTTTAGCTGTAAATCCGGCACTTACACTGGTTGATTCTTCTTGTTTTAATTTCGGAATTCCAAGTAATTTTGCGATTTCAGAATCATTGCTAAAAGTTCCTACTTCAAAAGGGACTCCTCCGGTAAATTGTGTTGCAGTGGATTCATAATAAATTTGGTGTAAGGATGGAGCTCTGAATCCTGTTGAGAAAGCACCTCGTAAATTGATGTTGTCTGTGAGTTTATAGCGGGTGGCAATTTTAAAATTAGTAGTGCTTCCAAAATCAGAATAATTTTCAAAGCGAACAGCTCCGTTTAATAACCATTTTTCGGTTACATCTAACTCTAAATCGGCATAGAGAGCCATACTGTTTCTTTTTTCGGTTTTTGCATTTTCAGCTCTGTAACCCGGAAAAACCTGTGCTCCACCTGGTCTCGCGGCACCATAAAAATCAGTCACTCTTATGTTGGCAGGTGTTGTACCGGTAACTACATTTCCGTTGATATCGTATTGACTGTAAGAATCAGGAACCCCGGCATTGATGCCGTACTGTTCGTAGCGATATTCGGCACCAAAAGCGATGTTCAGGGTATTGATTTTTTTGCTCATATCAAAATTAGTTGTGTTTTGAGCAAAACGCAAACCTCCGGCATCAAATTCAGTAGGGGAGCCTTCTCTTAAAGTTGCATTTACAGTGTTTTCGATATTATAATCAAAGGAATTTCGGCCGTATGTATTGCTCAAATCAAAATGCCAGTCTTTAAAAATAGTACCTCTAAGTCCTGTTGCAGCAGAAAGGTCATTAATGGTAGAATGAATTTCGGGTAAAAAACCATTTAAGTATAAACCGGTATAAGATCTTGATTGATTAGGTCTTCTGAAAAAGCCGGCAGATTCACCATTTCTATAACTGGTTCCACCAAAAACATAAACTTCTAATTTATCATTTATGGGATAGGCGGCATTCAAAAAGAACTGAACACTTTTAAATTCAGATTGCCCTATTCTCATATTAAAGTTTCTTCTTTCAAGTTTTCGGTAAGCCAGTTCTCCGTCTGTGGCATCAAAATTGAGGGCCGTTTGTAATTGCGAAATAGTTGTGGCATTACTGATATTCGTTTGTTGTGCCCCGGTAAAATAACTTACTTTGGGAGCATAGTTTTTTATTAAGCTTATAATTTGAGCAGAATTAGAAGTATTGGTAATGTTTCCGTACAGAGAATTTATATTTATTCCGTCTTCTGAAGCTCTTTGTTCAATCGCATTATAGGCGTTATAGATAGTGCCTGTGGCATCATTAGCTCTGCTTGTGGCATCTCTTAATTGCAAGCTCCCCGTTAAATTAATAAAACTCTTTTCTTTGCCTAAATTAGTTCCGTAATTAACGTCCATCTGGTAATTGTTACCATCGTTTCCTCCCCTGTGATCGTTAGCATTTCGTGAAAAATTACTTCCTGAGAAGAGATTAATATCTATTTTTTTAGTGTCTTTTTTTATGTTAAGATTAATTACCCCTGCTATAGCGTCTGAGCCATATTGAGCAGAAGCACCATCTCTCAGTACTTCTATTTTTTCAAGAGCGAAAGCGGGAATTGCATTCAAATCGGTTCCTACTGATCCTCTTCCCGGAGTTCCGTTTATGTTAACTAAAGAGGAGGTATGTCTTCTTTTACCATTTACTAAAACCAATACCTGATCAGGGCCTAAACCTCTTAATTGCGCCGGATCTAGGTGATCCGTTCCGTCAGCTACCGTTTGGGTATTTGAAGTAAAGGAAGGAGCTACCATGTTCAAAATCTGATTCAGGTTGGTTTGTGCGCCTTGTGTTGCAATATCCTTCATTGCAATAACATCTATAGGAACTGCTGATTCTGTAACAGTTCGGGTAGGGTTACGCGAACCAATAATCACTACATTCTCCAGGCTTTCACCACTGCCTCCCGATAGCGTAACATTTACAGTTGATCCGTTAACCGTTACGGTTTTGGTTTGTAACCCTACATATGAAAATTGCAGAACGTCGCCAACTTTAGCTTCAATAGTATAGTTTCCGTCAATATCAGTAACAGCTCCTTTTTTGGTACCGATGACCAAAACAGTAACTCCCGGTAAAGAGGCTCCTGTTTCATCGACAACTTTTCCTTTGACAAGATCGGTTTGTTTGTTTTGATTGGTCTGAATAATGTTTTTTCGGTTTTTCGTATTTTCAGCAGCAGTAAGATTGTTGCCGTTTGCTAAAAGAATAGTGAATGCAAAAGGTGTGAGTAACACTTTTTGGAGTCGTAAATACATTTGGTTTTTGAATAGATTCTTCTTCATAATTCTGGTTTTATATTAGTTTGGTTTAAATTAATATGAAAGCAAAAAAATAAATAACAAACGGGTCTGCTATAAATTATTTTGAAATTGAATTTGTTTTGGAATTTTTATTCAATAAATTTCTGAACCAAATGGTTATTGTCACTTTTTTAATTTATGACTGGTCCAGTAGATTGAAGGGTATGGTTCGCTCTATTTTGACTATATTTTTTAAAATAGTTTTGCTGTAATTGTAAATATATATAATTTTAAGTTAAAACTATTGATTGGGTTGATTTATAAGTTGTTTTTTAAACTTTTGATATTTATTTTTGATTTATGTTGCGAAAAACACTTTTCTTTAAGGGTTCGAGATTGTTTTCTTAGGATTTAAAAACTCAATTATTTCTTCATTTACAGCTTTAGATTGATCTATGCTTAAAAAATGACCCGCATCATGAATCGTTTTTGTTGTACCGTTTACTAAAAGTTTTTGAGCACGCTCAAGACTTTCTTCTGAATTGATAACATCATGATCTCCAATTAAAATCAGAACCGGATTGGTGATGAATTTCAGTTCGTCATCTGAGAAAGGACGCATTTTCAGCATGCTGGAATTTGACTTTGCATATTTGTTGGCCAAATAAAATTGTCTTTTATAGACCGGACTGATTTTTTCAGGATGAGTAGAAAATATTTTTAATGTTTTTTCGAATTTCTTTTCATTTGGGAAAAGCTTCAATAGTAAGGCTGGAGTCATTTTTCGCATTTTATCAATGGATTTTAAGGTTTGTGCGGGACTCAACAGCACTATTTTATCGATTGAATTTTCTTTTTGAGTGGCTAACAATGTTGCCATCCAGCCACCACGGGAGGCTCCTATAAGATCAATCTTTTTTAATTTGTAATGATCGAAAATTTCATTGTACAAAAGGACTATTTCTTCTGAAGTGAGCGGTTTAGAAGTCAAAATAGACTTTCCTGGTTCCATTATAAAATCAATAGCAT
It encodes the following:
- the uvrB gene encoding excinuclease ABC subunit UvrB, whose product is MNFQVSSEYSPKGDQPQAIEKLSQGIIDGEKYQTLLGVTGSGKTFTVANVIQEVQRPTLVLAHNKTLAAQLYSEFKQFFPNNAVEYFVSYYDYYQPEAFMPVTGVFIEKDLSINEELEKMRLSTTSSLLSGRRDVLVVASVSCLYGIGNPVEFQKNVIEIARDQVISRTKLLHSLVQSLYSRTEADFTPGNFRIKGDTVEVYPSYADDAYRIHFFGDEIEEIESFDAKTSQVIEKFTRLTIYPANMFVTSPDVLQNAIWEIQQDLVKQVDYFKEIGKHLEAKRLEERTNFDLEMIRELGYCSGIENYSRYLDGRDAGTRPFCLLDYFPKDYLMVVDESHVTVSQVHAMYGGDRSRKENLVEYGFRLPAAMDNRPLKFEEFEAMQNQVIYVSATPADYELQKTDGVYVEQIIRPTGLLDPIIEIRPSLNQIDDLIEEIQVRCELDERVLVTTLTKRMAEELAKYLTKVNIRCRYIHSDVDTLERIEIMQDLRKGIFDVLIGVNLLREGLDLPEVSLVAILDADKEGFLRNHRSLTQTIGRAARNLNGKAIMYADKITASMQKTIDETSYRRTKQINFNTQNNIVPQALNKKIDSAFTKNPLVEYELGHTIPAAAAEPETAYLSKSELEKMIREKRKSMEKAAKELDFLQAAKLRDDIKKLQEQLP
- a CDS encoding alpha/beta fold hydrolase, translating into MAKIFFKVSLLLLLAGCAASKKAKFDDYVFKTKSEKQVYINSYDQALKLWDIPYTEENIQTTYGTVHVIISGLKNGKDLVLLHGMDASSVMWYPNIKALSKTHRIYAIDFIMEPGKSILTSKPLTSEEIVLLYNEIFDHYKLKKIDLIGASRGGWMATLLATQKENSIDKIVLLSPAQTLKSIDKMRKMTPALLLKLFPNEKKFEKTLKIFSTHPEKISPVYKRQFYLANKYAKSNSSMLKMRPFSDDELKFITNPVLILIGDHDVINSEESLERAQKLLVNGTTKTIHDAGHFLSIDQSKAVNEEIIEFLNPKKTISNP
- a CDS encoding TonB-dependent receptor: MKKNLFKNQMYLRLQKVLLTPFAFTILLANGNNLTAAENTKNRKNIIQTNQNKQTDLVKGKVVDETGASLPGVTVLVIGTKKGAVTDIDGNYTIEAKVGDVLQFSYVGLQTKTVTVNGSTVNVTLSGGSGESLENVVIIGSRNPTRTVTESAVPIDVIAMKDIATQGAQTNLNQILNMVAPSFTSNTQTVADGTDHLDPAQLRGLGPDQVLVLVNGKRRHTSSLVNINGTPGRGSVGTDLNAIPAFALEKIEVLRDGASAQYGSDAIAGVINLNIKKDTKKIDINLFSGSNFSRNANDHRGGNDGNNYQMDVNYGTNLGKEKSFINLTGSLQLRDATSRANDATGTIYNAYNAIEQRASEDGININSLYGNITNTSNSAQIISLIKNYAPKVSYFTGAQQTNISNATTISQLQTALNFDATDGELAYRKLERRNFNMRIGQSEFKSVQFFLNAAYPINDKLEVYVFGGTSYRNGESAGFFRRPNQSRSYTGLYLNGFLPEIHSTINDLSAATGLRGTIFKDWHFDLSNTYGRNSFDYNIENTVNATLREGSPTEFDAGGLRFAQNTTNFDMSKKINTLNIAFGAEYRYEQYGINAGVPDSYSQYDINGNVVTGTTPANIRVTDFYGAARPGGAQVFPGYRAENAKTEKRNSMALYADLELDVTEKWLLNGAVRFENYSDFGSTTNFKIATRYKLTDNINLRGAFSTGFRAPSLHQIYYESTATQFTGGVPFEVGTFSNDSEIAKLLGIPKLKQEESTSVSAGFTAKIPSANLTITADAYYIKINDRVVLTDQFTPTPLTQPLYDQAGANAATFFANAIDTESKGIDVVLTNKMNLNENLTLKNDLSGTFSKTRKIGNIHASPILEAAGQVNTYFSESSRIYLEEAVPRVKVNLTNGLTYKKFDFFLRNVYFGEVTDPNVADVNGDGFVGATIVNGKAVENEHPVWGGRVITDMSVGFKISPIAKIIIGANNIFDIYPDKNLGPQTARRANGVDANGNITYAATPTAIDLSNQNQFVYSRNVSQFGQNGRFVFARLSLSF